From Algoriphagus sp. NG3, the proteins below share one genomic window:
- a CDS encoding glycosyltransferase family 2 protein: protein MKISIVTPFFNESESIQFYFERLVSVLESLGHAYEIVCVDDGSEDGTFEILVSYKVRFPQLKCIKFSRNFGKEAALTCGLHHATGDVVIPMDCDLQDPPELLESMIEEWKKGFMVVNAKRSDRDEGLMKSVSARFFYKLINKLSDSNIPENVGDFRLMDKRVVQAVNQLKEKTRFMKGILSWPGFKTATITYSRPSRMHGKPKQNYLKLFALAFDGIVSFSDMPLKVIVGTGFAITFFSFLYLIFIVLRPFFMEIDVAGYSSTIAIILFLGGMNMLSIGVVGIFISKIFNESKNRPIYVVETEVI, encoded by the coding sequence ATGAAAATTTCAATTGTCACCCCTTTTTTTAACGAGTCAGAAAGTATTCAATTCTACTTTGAACGGCTGGTGTCTGTGTTGGAGTCGCTTGGGCATGCGTATGAAATTGTATGTGTGGATGACGGAAGCGAGGATGGCACATTTGAGATTTTGGTTTCTTATAAGGTAAGATTTCCTCAACTGAAATGCATAAAATTTAGCAGGAATTTTGGCAAGGAAGCGGCTCTTACATGCGGCCTTCATCATGCCACCGGGGATGTAGTGATTCCTATGGACTGCGATCTTCAGGATCCTCCGGAGTTGTTGGAAAGTATGATAGAAGAGTGGAAAAAAGGTTTTATGGTAGTCAATGCAAAGCGTTCAGACCGGGACGAAGGGCTGATGAAATCTGTATCAGCACGCTTTTTTTATAAACTCATCAACAAACTCTCGGATAGCAATATCCCTGAAAATGTCGGCGATTTTAGATTGATGGATAAGCGGGTGGTGCAGGCCGTCAACCAGCTAAAGGAAAAGACCCGTTTTATGAAAGGGATTTTGTCCTGGCCTGGCTTCAAAACCGCAACCATTACTTATTCCAGACCTTCCAGAATGCATGGTAAGCCCAAGCAGAATTACCTTAAACTGTTTGCGCTGGCTTTTGACGGAATCGTTTCTTTTTCAGATATGCCACTCAAAGTGATCGTGGGTACAGGGTTTGCTATCACTTTTTTCTCCTTCTTGTATTTGATATTCATTGTACTCAGACCTTTTTTTATGGAAATCGATGTTGCAGGATATAGTTCTACTATTGCCATTATTCTATTTCTGGGAGGGATGAATATGTTATCTATCGGAGTAGTGGGGATATTTATTTCCAAGATTTTCAATGAGTCCAAGAACCGCCCCATATATGTGGTTGAAACGGAGGTTATTTGA